TAGCACAATTTCGGCGCGATCGCCTTTCCCTAGCGCTGGCATTTCTCTTGCCATTAATGACCTTAATTATTTTTGGTTTTGTGATTCGCTTAGAATCTAAAAATATTCCTTTATTTATCCAAGATTTTGATAACACTCCTCTCAGTCGTTCTTATATAGAACGCTTATTTGCCACAAATCAATTTGAACCAATTCATAATTCTAAATTTTCCCTTTTTACTTCTAATCAAAATACCGACATCCAAAACCCCCAAGTAGCTATTGATAAAGGACTTGCAAAAGCTACTGTAGTAATTCCCCCAGATTTTAGCCGAAAAATTAAGTCAGAATTGCCTACTGACGTACAAGTTTTAGTAGATGGCACTGATGTTAATAACGCGCGAATTATTAAAAATAGTATTCAAGCAACAACAATATTTTTCTTAAGAGACTCAGGTTTACAAACATCATTTAATAAAGTAATTGCTCATATTCGCCTCTGGTTTAATCCTGGCAGAAAAGAATCACTTTATATTGTGCCTGGTGTTTATGCAGTTATTTTATGGATTTATCCCTCACTATTAACAGCAGTTGCAATGGTACGCGAAAAAGAAAAAGGGACAATCCTACAAGTTTACGCTTCCAGCCTCACCGCCGAAGAACTGTTGTTAGGAAAAGGTTTAGCTTATCTATTAATTGGAATTAGCGTAGCTTTAGTGATTACGGTAATCAGTGCAATAATTTGGCAATTAAATTTTGCAGTAGAGCCAACATCATTATTACTAGGCACGTTAATATTTTTAATAGATAGCGTAATGTTTGGTTTATTAATTGGTGTACGGGTAGGTAATCAAAATTCTGCCGTTCAAGCCGTAGCATTAGTTGGTTTCTTAACAGCTTTACTACTATCTGGATTTATTTATCCTATCAGTAACATTCCTTTTCCACTTTCTCTAGTTTCGGCGATTATTCCAGCACGTTATTATATTGAAATCACACGTGATGCTTACGTGCGCGGTACTGGATGGACAGGCGTTTGGTTTTCAGTAATCATGTTAATAATTCTAGGACTATTATTATTTAATGCCGCACGTCGGATATTAAAGCGAATGCAATTATCAGATTAGTACCCAGTAGGAAGAGACTTTAAAAAATTAAATTTGCTTACCCAAATATGAAATGGATTCAAACTTTATTAAACAGCCGATTCTGGAGTTTAGCAGTTAAAGAATTTCGCCAAATATTGCGTAGTAGAGAAACATTAGTGTTGTTGATAATTCCGCCAACAATTCAAATGTTACTTTATGGCTTTGCTCTCAATCCAGATGTGCATTATCTCAAATTAGGAGTTGTCGATTATGCAAATACTTATGAAAGTAGAGAATTAGTTTCTCTTTTAACAGTAAATAAAGTCTTTACATTAGAAAAATATCTGTATAATACTCAAGATTTAGGCGAACAAGTAAGGCAAGGAAAAATCACAGCAGGTTTAATTATCCCGCCGGATTTTAAACGTAATTTATCAGAAGATAAATCTGGTGAAGTTCAAATTTTGATTGATGCAGTAGATGCCAATACTGCTGGTATCGCCCAAGGTTATCTCAATCAGATGATTAATCAATTTAGCCGTCGCTTATCATCTAATCAAGCAGCACCATTAATTAGCCCACAAACAACTTTTCTTTATAATCCTGGATTGCGAAGTAGTTGGTTTTTTATCCCAGGAGTTTTGGGATTAGTTTTAACGCTAATTAGTTCTTTAGTTTCTTCAGTAACAGTTGTTAGAGAAAAGGATACAGGAACTCTAGAACAATTGTTAATGACTCCAGCAGAAGCTTGGGAGATATTACTAGCTAAAATTGTGCCCCTATTTGTGCTGTTGATGGGCGATGTAATTTTGGCTTTAAGTATAGGAAGATTAGTTTTTAGCGTTCCTTTTCGAGGCAATGCTGCACTTTTTTTAACCTTATCAGGACTTTATTTATTTGTCGGAATTGGAATTGGTATTATGCTAGCTACAGTTTGCCGTACTCAGCAGCAAGTTGTACTGACATCATTTTTTATTAATTTACCTTTAATTCAGCTTTCTGGTGCTATCTCTCCCATTGAAAGTATGCCCATATTCTTTAAGTATTTATCTCTACTAGATCCCCTACGTCATTATATAGAGATTGTACGAGGCATACTGCTCAAAGGTGTGGGGTTGGAGGTGTTATGGACTCATGCGATCGCACTTTTGCTCTTTGCTACACTACTGTTATCCATCAGTATCAACCAATTCCGCCGCCAACTAAGTTAATAAATCATCGGCGTTTATCGGCGTACATCGGCGGTTAAGAATTAAGTCAAAATCGCCCCACCCATTAACCTTTCAT
The genomic region above belongs to Calothrix sp. NIES-2098 and contains:
- a CDS encoding ABC-2 type transporter — encoded protein: MKRILSQCRKELAQFRRDRLSLALAFLLPLMTLIIFGFVIRLESKNIPLFIQDFDNTPLSRSYIERLFATNQFEPIHNSKFSLFTSNQNTDIQNPQVAIDKGLAKATVVIPPDFSRKIKSELPTDVQVLVDGTDVNNARIIKNSIQATTIFFLRDSGLQTSFNKVIAHIRLWFNPGRKESLYIVPGVYAVILWIYPSLLTAVAMVREKEKGTILQVYASSLTAEELLLGKGLAYLLIGISVALVITVISAIIWQLNFAVEPTSLLLGTLIFLIDSVMFGLLIGVRVGNQNSAVQAVALVGFLTALLLSGFIYPISNIPFPLSLVSAIIPARYYIEITRDAYVRGTGWTGVWFSVIMLIILGLLLFNAARRILKRMQLSD
- a CDS encoding ABC-2 type transporter — encoded protein: MKWIQTLLNSRFWSLAVKEFRQILRSRETLVLLIIPPTIQMLLYGFALNPDVHYLKLGVVDYANTYESRELVSLLTVNKVFTLEKYLYNTQDLGEQVRQGKITAGLIIPPDFKRNLSEDKSGEVQILIDAVDANTAGIAQGYLNQMINQFSRRLSSNQAAPLISPQTTFLYNPGLRSSWFFIPGVLGLVLTLISSLVSSVTVVREKDTGTLEQLLMTPAEAWEILLAKIVPLFVLLMGDVILALSIGRLVFSVPFRGNAALFLTLSGLYLFVGIGIGIMLATVCRTQQQVVLTSFFINLPLIQLSGAISPIESMPIFFKYLSLLDPLRHYIEIVRGILLKGVGLEVLWTHAIALLLFATLLLSISINQFRRQLS